Within the Medicago truncatula cultivar Jemalong A17 chromosome 4, MtrunA17r5.0-ANR, whole genome shotgun sequence genome, the region AGCATTTGTTGGTCaatttcagggactaaagtgactaacagagtctacattcaatgactaaattgattaacggagtctgcattcagggactaaattgattaacatagtctacattcagggactattttacAATTTATCTACATTCAGGAACTAAAGTGACGACTCTTTTTCTATTcagagactaaagtgactaatctCCTTTTAAAAATGACTTCTTAACTTTTTTGTGtaacaaagaaacaaatttaTCAAGATTGTAGTACATAACTCATAATTATAATTAGAGTATGTTGATTCTTGTAACAACCTTAGGCACAACATGATGAGAGTGAATACGAGTTTCAAAACACACATTCacttctccttcaaaaaaaaaacacactttcACGTTGCTGCATTAGGATGGCATGcttgtaattttcaaattaaccCAAGGCATTTTGGTAATTTTCTGTGtacaaaaaaactataataataataataataataataatggggAGGCCATGGCCTACCCCGTCCTCACGTGGCTTCGCCACTGGATGAACAATTATTCAATAAGGGTACTAAGTCATTTGTTCAATGATCTAACCATTGGGTCGCTAGTCGAGCTACATGACAAAACTGGATTAAACGGATTGTTGGGAGCTACCACAAAACGCTTGTGTACTTTTAGTATCACTGAAATGGATGTCACTGTAAATCATGTGTTCGAAGTAGAGGTACCAACGAGTCGAAGCTGGTTTATATGTTAATTGTTTTGAGAGTTGCATCGTGAGAAATTAGAATGAATATTTGGGGAAAATATAGAGGAGTGATTAGGTGATTGTGTCCTTTTGTATATTACTCGATCCgtcaaaaaataattgtcttttaacattttttctttttcagaataattgtctctttaaaatatcaatgcaacatttattattatttttaaggggAGATAGAAATGTGAATATACAAAAAATGGCTAATTactttatatatttcaaatcaCAAATGATACGGAATATATTTGATAGGCACAACACATTGGATCAGTACGCGGTGATATGTAGAAATTAACGATCCATATATACGTTTCTTCTGATACAATATTcgtatataattcaaaaatctaTGTATGTGGAGAAGAACATTTTGTCTCCATTGGTGGAAGTATTCCATGGAGGTTCTGTGGTGGCAAGTGATTTGTTTGGACTTTTGGATATATACAGATATTTTTGTCAGCATGTTTATATATCCGTATAAATCTTAAACAAGAGTGATATATAACAATAGAGTGCCACCATCAGTCACCACCGTAACCATAGCATAGGCTCGTGTTAATTTGTGGGGAAGTAGACAAAGACATAAAATGTTCCAGGAGTTAAAGAGGTACATAATGTTAACGGTTAACACACCACGACTACACAAAGAAAATAGCTTCGGAATGCCTCCTAAAATAAGTTAGGGTCAAGTTAACAGGTactctattttattaattaacttCTGCCTTaaagcacaagttaacatttcctatGTTTATATAGATGATAATGAAACAATAGAACTTAATTGGTTAAAAAATTTCACTAAATTATAAATAGTTAAAgagaatttgaatttaatttttttatggagcaACTTTTTTATCAGACTTTACTTACTTCCTTATAAAAAGAGAGTCTTGTATTTTACTAAGGTGAGATTCTAATATCTTCTCTAAGGTTAACGAGAGTCTTGTATTTATAGACAAATGtagaattataaattttaatacatttttaacaaaatgcagcatattttaaaaaaatctattataattttttttaacaaccctatttatttattttttcgacAGAATTATCAACTCTATTTATAAAATCTTTATTTTGTGTCCCTTTGAAACTAAGTTGGATTCACACCTAGTCAATTTAAGTGTATGTTTAATTCTACTTTTAGAGaggttaaaattgattctaaacatgtaaaattgattttgacatgtttacTTGCTCTTAAGTAGAATTAATTTTAtcttcaaaattgattttacttcAAGTTAgaatttgtagtttttgattttagaattgattttcacatatatatttatagttcaattcttttttttggtaacgATATTTATAGTTCAATTCATTTTTACATGAATGCATCAAaacacaatttattttatttaaaatcacttttacttaaaatcatttcacataatcaattcactcaaaatcaattcaaaatcaattttcatgaCAGTAATATCAAACTTGCACCAAGTAAATCATGTtttgagctttttttttttcgacaAAATGTTTTTGAGTTTTAAACCATCCAAATTTAAGATATTAAATTATGAGATTAAACTTTTGCATGACCTATGTCAAACTAGCTGTCAGCATATATAATAGGAGATAAGGCCTGTGTTGGTAGAAAAGGAAAGGCTTGTGTTgctacaaaaacaaaagagtTTGAGGAGGTTGATGTGAAATAATTATTTGGTCTGTTGGTGCAAATAATTAAGGTTCAAGGCAGAAAAAAGATAGATAATTGTTGTAAAATCAGAAAGTTAAGGAGGTTGATGTGAAACCCCTTATAAGATGGCTCCGCCTCCGCTCGTAGGTCCGTAATTCAAccttcattattttattattataaattacatttttttattaaagatgaTGCTGATTTAATTTTGGATCTTTTTCTAGAGGTTCATACCAGACATACTAGtttaaaaaagtttgttttgaaTGGCGATCCTTCAAATGAACCAAGAGTGATGACCTTAaattatatctatatttttttgtttattaaggTAAACCTTAAACAAGTCGTTTCCTCTATTTTGtgattaaggttttttttttttggattgtcAGAATGATGTAGTGTATGGATGGGGATACACGAACCCCCATCAGATATAGAGTCAGGGTTTCTTTTTTCATCTTTGTTCGAATCAGTTACAAGTGCGAGAAAAACCGAACTCCATCAAATTTTGGGAAGACAAAATCTGTTTCCGCCATGTTGCCATGCATAATAGGAAAGCTTATAAGTAGTAACAATAGATCAAAATTCGACAAGTCAGTCATGTCTGTGcctttataattgtttttggttGATAGATTCCCAGATACATTTTGAACAATAATGTTATCTTGACACCATTTTTTCCCTACCCTAATATACACTCCATGTGAAAGAGAGTGTTAGGTGGGATGGTGAGGGCTACATGTTGCATTTGTGTGTGGTAGTAGAAGAGGTGTGTGTGTCACCTATGGTGGTCAACGTATCACcacttcattttaaaattggATGATAAGTGGCATGAGAATACCACATTCACACTTTCAGAGTATTAGTTGTCGTTCAATCAAGATTAGAATGTCGtttgatcaaaatcaaatgatttaaataatatatatttttattttataattcaaatacGGTTTTCTTTGCGTTAATTCTACGATTCTTAAAGGAAATGGATTCTGATAACCTGAAGTTGGATATAGAGATATGTAAAGTCTGACAAAAAATTGTTCCActaaaaaatcaaactcaaattctCATGAACAATTTATTCTTTGGTGCAGGCCATTGACCACTTCatcttaattatttgatttacaCCATATTTCAATATGGGTTCTCTAAGTTTAATCGATTGGTCATTGGTGTCGTACATGAGTGCAAAGAATTCCAACCAGAGGgttgccaaaaccattttgacATCTAAAGAAATTTGTAAGCCACGTTTCCAACCAAATATTAGAAGAATCTTTCGAAGACAAACTTTCTTTTGAATCAACTTATTTACTactatattttgatattaaaaaacCACGTTGATGTCATGATCCCTTACATTTTTTTCAAGGATATATACTCTCTCATCTGTGAAGGGTGGATAAGTGACAAGTGTTCTATGACAACTCACTACCACCAACTGTGTGAAAAACATAGTACTAAGTATCACatgataaatttttgaaatgatttttttattgtaattgaagttttgttggGCACTGattcaacataaattaaatatttaaatttattttaaaataattgaaatttaaaaatgatatgatatattttttaataagtcaaaatgaaatttatatttaacGATAAAAGATGCTCCTCTGAGCACAAAAATATGCTAAAAAAAAGCAATATAGTTCAATTACAATacaccaaaaaaagaaacaaagcaAAAACATATCACCAGCACCCAAAACAATCTAAAGGACGTTGCCACCATCTAAATAACCCAATAGAAACATCAACATTTTTCTTCCGCCACCATCCAAAAATGATACGATATTAATAGATGATTGAATAATGAGTATGAAGCCAATAAAAATGTTGGCATCAAAGTATTCACCTAATTTTTTTGTACTAAAGAAATTTAGGTCCAAAGAGTTTTAACAAATGTATTTaccaattattattttatggtcttgctaaccattgccctcAGAGCAATAgttaaggaagccaaaagtaatatgtttgcattggtttcaacaatattttgacatttaaaaagttaaatttatcacttttcaccatttttcaatactatatttttatttttatctcctTATCCAATACCctaagggcaatggttagcattcactttttttatttatgagatCTTCCTTACCAACAAATCTTTCCTCAATTGTCAACCATGataacttttcttttcattaGTAGTGTAGTACATAGACACACCatgataaattatttattaaccaTGATGAATTGGCACATGATAAAAGTTAGATTagactttgtcaaaaaaaaaaaaaaaaggttagatTAGACAGCAGGACCAAcataaaaatagaagttttttttttctttttctgtgtgaaataaacataaaaatagaaGTTAGATGAAAAGAAACGGTAAACAATTAGTTTAACAAATCAAAGAGACAGTAATATATAGTCAACGCGACAAAATATATAGTCATCGGAGTTTTCGTCACGCTGGGTTTTGCCTTGGAAATTACGTCGAAATTAAGACGGcttaatgtaattaatattattattatattcctatattattataaacttaATCTTGATTCCTTCAtaatattcttcttcttcttcttcttcagattcaaaTCATATAAAGAAACATATTCCAATTTAACATAATATCAATGGCAAGTGACCAAGACTTTTGTGAATGTAGACCTTTGGGTTTCTTCATTGGATTACCCTTTGCTCTATTATCATTAATTTTATCTCTTATAGGAGCAATTATTTGGATTATCGGGTACGCAACTTTTTTTCTACTCATTTCTtaccattttctattttttttgtagtaTTTTTCTTATCATAAGTTCAATTTtcctatatataataaaatagttttattcatgaattgttcATCTTCTTTTATTATAGGTCAATATTGAGTTGCTGCTGTCCTTGTTGCATATGCTGCACAGGATTGCTCAATGTTGCTGTATGTTTGATAAAGCTTCCAGTTCGAATTCTTAGATGGTTTGTTAACAAAATTCCTTGTTAGAGGATAAGTACTATTAATTTGTAGcataaatcctttttttttctttctttctatattaTTGTATTCCAATTTGGAATTAGTTTTGTGGGAATTTCTCAATTGAAACAAATAGTATAGTTTAGTTGTTATGTATAGAGAAGTTACATATAAAGAGCTTCTCATTGTagaattatttctattttattcattaaaaatatagttAACACTAGTGTAAAAGCTCTTTTtggggtttttttttgttgttgataaaaGTTAATTAATTGCAATATTCAATTCCTAACTGTCTATTATTTTTGGTTCATTTCTATTTATATctaaagaaaatagaaaatctGTTTCTAGAACCCAAATTCCTTTAAACTCCAACTAAActgataattaattttttttgatcaaAAACTGATAATTAATAGACTAGATGTAAGTTTTTGTTTGAACTTCAATAAATTAGTTTTTACGAATTTGTACtatcttaaaatatgaaaatatataagtATCTTGAAGCCTGAACTTTTTTTGCAAGACATTCTCTTGCATTTGATTATGTCCTTGTATACAGGGTGTATGTATGTGTGTGACTTAATTATGACAACTTTTCttaaagaaatttgtatatacCCTATATACAGGGTGCATGTATGTGTCATTTTAATAGGATGCATGTATGTGTcattttcctctaaaaaaatgtatgtatcaTTTTAAATTCCGCAATTGAGAGGTTGCTTATTATCTTACATAATGTAGCACATTTATTTACCTTTGTTTTACTGGAAAATGGTACAAACATGAGGCCCTTTTGTTGAGCTTGGGAGGTTAACTTCGTTGGAGTAAGCTGCCAAAGTCCTTttaattaggttttgaagtcaGCATGTCAAAGTCCTCTCATTCAAGTTGAAGAACTAAGTTGGGACCTTCCTTTACTTAGGTTCTGAAGTTAATTTTTGAGGCACCGAGGTCAATCTGTTGAGATATCAAAGTCACCTCATCTGGGTTGAAGAGCTAGGTGAAGTTTTAAAACCTCTTCATTGTCTATTCATTGTAATTTCATAATCTTGTTGTCATCTCTCTTTTGATTACGTACGAACGGCTAGATTTCTTTGAATAGGTCAAGTAGATGAACTTCTTCGTAGCTAATAGCTACTTAAACCATGTAATTCGTTGAGTACTTCTTTATGCAAAtgaattattagtattattttgtaaatctttgtttttaatgttttttatgtgTTTACGAATTTTCATGAATCGATCTAAATTTTGAATGACTATTAACCTTAGTTTTTGAGATTTGACTAAGATTAATTTTGTGAACAATTCTAGTTTTAGAAATATCGTAGTACCATATTTGTAACAAAGGATTTAATGTTCTAAATAAAACCTTCAAAGGTCACATACTCACCTACGACATTATGAAGTTGTGATCGGAGAAGAGGATTAAGTGCCAAGACAGTGAGCTTAGCTACTTTGTTAAATCGTCATGATACTA harbors:
- the LOC11440686 gene encoding signaling peptide TAXIMIN 2; amino-acid sequence: MASDQDFCECRPLGFFIGLPFALLSLILSLIGAIIWIIGSILSCCCPCCICCTGLLNVAVCLIKLPVRILRWFVNKIPC